The Syngnathoides biaculeatus isolate LvHL_M chromosome 1, ASM1980259v1, whole genome shotgun sequence region CCGATCACATAGCTCCTTAAGCCCCCCCCGGAACCCCCTTCCGAAGCAGCAGGTAGCCTTGATGGCTCAGGTTTCGCGCCGAAtaaaaaccctaaccctcccGAGAACCCCCCCTTACCACACAAACCAACATGACAAGTGTCACTCCCGCTATTTTCCCACCTCCACTTCAAAGTCGGCGCGCATCGTCAGCGCCGCTAGACATCGCCGTGAACGCAACGCGGTGCGAAAACCCGTCGCTAACACAGCAGTCGACTTGTTTTGTAGCCCAAATGGACAAGCTCAAATGTTTAACACCAGTCTCTAGAAATTCAAACTCATAGTTGTCTTAACTTAGCTTCAGTTCTGCTTAGTAGCTAGCTAGGTTGATAAGCTAACGTAGTAGGAACTTCTTCACTCATTCTTGTTAAACAGCCCAAATAGCTTCAAACGCTACAAAAAGATACCAACTAAGTCCTTTGTTCAAAGTTGGTCAAACCAATTTACCATTTTATATAGGCTAACGTAGGACAAATCGTCACTTAACGCAGACACATCAAAACAGACGGACTCGAATGCATAACGCCAGTCGCAAATGCTaaaaatcaagtttttttttttttttttttacaaaatgctTGTCTATCATGCTAAGTAGCTAGCGGGGTAAGCCCAAATAGCCTCAAACGCTACAAAAAGATACAAACTGTAAGCCCTTTGTTCACGCTAAGTCGGTCAAACCGACAAACTAGCCCGCTAATTACCATTTTATATAGGCTAACGTAGCGCAAATCGTCACTTAACGCAGACACGTCAAACAGACGGACTCAAATGCATAACGCGAGTCCCACATGATAAAAATCAAAAGTTTTTTATTACTAAATAATTGTCTATCATGCTAAGTAGCTAGCGGCGTAAGCTAATTAAGCGGTCTACATGTTTACACGGTGCAAATGTCTTAGAAGGGCTCAAATTCGTGCTATCAGTTGCATAAGATCCCCAAATCAAAGTAACTTCTTCACAAAATGTGAGCAAATTCCACAAACTAGCTCACCAGCTAGCATAACACGCTAAAGCACGCATCTAGATTTTCACTTGGCGCAAATATCTCAAAGAGATTGACGGAAAGGGCTGACAGCAGTCACAACCGATCCAAATTGTGTGTTCGCAAGAATTTGGTCAATCTCGGTAACTAGCTAGCCAGCAACCGCGATGAGCTAACATTAGCGGTCTCCATCTTTGCTCGCTTCCTGTCAGGCAAGGCAAACCAACTCTTTAGTGCTAAATGCGTTTCCAGTTGGCGTAAAACTCGCTAACTGAGGTGTCCGATTATTTCTTGCTCGTCTAACGAATTcgtaaacattttgctttggaTTCGCTTGACTTTCTTCTTGTGATTTCTCCAATTTTTTCCCCGACTCAAGGGGATATTTTGATCAGATTTCTAAGTTTCAAATATTGCCGTGACGGgggcaatcatttttttaagagttgctttttttcccccaccgccGCGGTGCTTTGCGGTAACCAGGATCCGGCGGGTCGTGGAATGCGAAGACCTGCGGTCCGCTAACAAAGgctagcggggggggggggggggggctcgctaTCAATTTACGCTTCCAAATTCTCTGATCTCGAGAACCGCAGACGAGCTCCGAGCAGAAAAACCTTCCCGGGTACTGTCTGGACAAGAATGTATTTATGAACATGTGTAAACTAATAAAGATGATTGTTCTTGttcaataaaatgtttcttGCAGATTTGCTCCGTTTGTTTCTGGAAACGGTTTAATCCCTAGTCGGAATACACGTTAATGACTACGTCGCACTTAAAAGGACACACATAATGTTGGGCTGCATGACCGACTTTGCCCGATCCGATCTGGAGTTCTGGATTTCATGAGATCGCACAGTTCCGGATGCGACCCAAAGTTTTGCTTGCAGTTTTCGGATTGTCTCACGCGGTCGCCATCGCACGTTCTGCTGAAAACGACTGTAGTGTGATACATTCAAGTCTGCGCGTGCCTCCTCGTGAGAGGGAGGCTTGGATCGGACCCACTGGAtccggatccggcccccggaCTTCAAGCCCCTCCTCTGCGCTCCGTGTTTctcgccccctcccccccccttccctcctcctccactCTTCTTTTCTAACTTGATTTGTTTGCAAAGAAGCGACGccctcttccttttctctcgcaaagcacccccacccccactcccgcCCCCGCCCCTTCCTGTCCCCCACTCCCCAACTCGTGGCCGCCGGCGATCGCGTGGAAGTGGCCGGCAGCTCCGCCGGGCGATGCGTTTCTCCGGGATCTGAACCTCCTCCGtcctcccgtttttttttgggccaacaTGCCGGACTCGAGCCGCCCTCGCCGCCTCCTGCTGCTCGCGCAGCTGCTGGGTTGCGTTtacgcgccgccgccgcctccgtcGTCGTCCTGCCCGACGGGCTGCGAGTGCTCCGAGGCGGCGCACACGGTGAAGTGCGTGGCCCAGGACCTGCGCGCCGTCCCGGTCGGGATTCCGGGGTACGCCCGGAACCTCTTCATCACCGGCAACCGGATCGCGCGCGTCGGACCGGAGTCCTTCCGAGGCCTGCGGAACGTCACCAACCTCAACCTCAGCAACAACAGGCACGTAAAACCTCGTCGATGGGTCGATCAATCGATTGATCGATCCGCCGATCAAAAGTACATTTCTCATTTTCGATTATTACGTGAAATAATTGTTGAGGTTTCTAAATAGCGTCCGTACGTATTCTTTTCATATTAACATTTATGAATACAGTTTAATATCTAATAAAtcaatacatacatatttttagtTAAATGTTAGAATTCATATTTTACTAAAGTAACAAAAATAGGAAGGCATTACTGTCtaacttttgtttctttttttaatcttttgaatTCGGAGCGGCTtgcactttaatttttttttttttttgctttattttattatctCTTTGGATTCTTGGATAataatttacagatttttttccattaccgACCCTccaattttaaatgaaacattcaaagttatttttttagcgTTACAAAGTTaggcaatgaaaatgttttgtatttttttcttttgtcttaaaAGTTGTCAATTAATGCGCTAATCTATTAGTAATTGTTCCACCTCTACTTGCTAcgctgtctgtctacatgtgctgctGCAGTTTTACGTTTGTATATCCGTCGACGACAAAGCTAAGTTTCGCTAGCCCGCGTGAAGTTCGGCGCCACCACGCCGCACGGCACTCGTATCTCAGATTTTTGCTCTCAAGTCAAATCAGGCACTGTGACGGCGGCCGAACTGAAGGAAAAACCTCCATCTGTCCTCCAGGATTTCCGAGGTGGACTCTCACGCCTTCGGCGGCCTGCCGAGTCTTCGGTCCCTGGACCTGAGCTCCAACCAGCTGGCGGTGGTCCACCCGGAGGCCTTCACTGTGGCCAACCAATCCCTGCGCGAGCTCAACCTGAGCCACGCCCTCTCCAACCACTCGGCCGTGCTGGACTTGGCCATGGCGCTGCGCTGGAGCGCTCTGACGTCGCTGCGGGGCCTGGACCTGTCGCACAACGGCCTCGTTTACCTACCGCCGCGTATTTTCTCCCACCTGGGCGCGCTTCGGCGCCTGCTGCTGGCCAACAACTCCCTGGTGGCCGTGCGCAACGCCAGCTTCGCCGGTTTGGGGGATCTCCGGGAACTGGATTTGAGCCTCAACTCGTTGAAGAACGTGCCCGAGGAGGGCCTCCGCGAGCTGGACTCTCTCCCCGAGGCCGAGATCCTCCTGGGCGAGAACCCTTTCACGTGCGTGTGCGGCATCGAACCTTTCGCCCGCTGGCTCAACCGTTCCCGGGGTCGGGTCCGGGACGC contains the following coding sequences:
- the tpbga gene encoding trophoblast glycoprotein a; its protein translation is MPDSSRPRRLLLLAQLLGCVYAPPPPPSSSCPTGCECSEAAHTVKCVAQDLRAVPVGIPGYARNLFITGNRIARVGPESFRGLRNVTNLNLSNNRISEVDSHAFGGLPSLRSLDLSSNQLAVVHPEAFTVANQSLRELNLSHALSNHSAVLDLAMALRWSALTSLRGLDLSHNGLVYLPPRIFSHLGALRRLLLANNSLVAVRNASFAGLGDLRELDLSLNSLKNVPEEGLRELDSLPEAEILLGENPFTCVCGIEPFARWLNRSRGRVRDAERLVCAFPAALRNSSLLSAVGASGSLGCRRRGAGAELALQTSYVFLGLVLGLVGLVFLLVLYLNRKGIKRRVYEMRDACREVWEGYHYRFEMDSDPRLSRVSSGTDM